The proteins below come from a single Cupriavidus pauculus genomic window:
- a CDS encoding GlxA family transcriptional regulator, with protein sequence MPSRTIAIVATQGVQLLDVSGPLDVFAEANAQSGTEAYRLQVIGVRRGPIESSSRVRLLPDLVIENDPHGRGLPRVHTMLVAGAPHIADAAPDAMLAHWLRNVVPYVRRYGSVCSGAFILAEAGLLSGKRLTTHWAVADELARRHPDLTIDVDAIHVRDGKLRTAAGVTAGLDLALALVEEDLGREVAMRVASQLVMYFKRPGGQAQFSRRAAPAAENRSALQELQRWVAAHPAARHDVPALAARIGVSARHLTRLFREEIGITPASWVEAARVSAARELLEQGHLAPKQVAAECGFSSVDTLRRAFLRVVGVTPADYRKRHALGAR encoded by the coding sequence ATGCCATCGCGCACCATTGCCATCGTCGCCACGCAGGGCGTGCAGCTGCTCGACGTCTCGGGGCCGCTCGACGTGTTCGCGGAGGCCAACGCGCAGTCGGGCACGGAGGCCTACCGGTTGCAGGTGATCGGTGTCCGGCGCGGCCCCATCGAGTCGTCGTCGCGCGTGCGGCTGCTTCCGGACCTGGTCATCGAGAACGATCCGCACGGGCGCGGCCTGCCGCGCGTGCACACGATGCTCGTGGCCGGTGCGCCGCATATCGCGGACGCGGCGCCCGATGCCATGCTCGCGCACTGGCTCCGCAATGTGGTGCCGTACGTCAGGCGCTACGGTTCAGTGTGCAGCGGCGCGTTTATCCTTGCGGAAGCGGGACTGCTGTCCGGCAAGCGGCTCACCACCCACTGGGCGGTGGCCGACGAGCTCGCCCGGCGCCATCCCGACCTCACGATCGATGTCGATGCGATCCACGTGCGCGACGGCAAGCTGCGCACCGCGGCCGGCGTGACAGCGGGGCTGGATCTCGCGCTGGCGCTCGTGGAAGAGGACCTCGGCCGCGAGGTGGCGATGCGCGTGGCGAGCCAGCTCGTGATGTACTTCAAGCGGCCGGGTGGGCAGGCGCAGTTCAGTCGTCGCGCGGCACCTGCCGCGGAGAACCGCTCGGCATTGCAGGAATTACAACGCTGGGTCGCCGCGCATCCGGCGGCGCGGCACGATGTCCCCGCGCTGGCCGCGCGCATCGGCGTCAGCGCGCGTCATCTGACGCGGCTCTTTCGCGAGGAGATCGGCATTACGCCGGCTAGCTGGGTGGAGGCCGCGCGGGTATCGGCCGCGCGGGAGCTGCTGGAGCAGGGCCACCTTGCACCGAAGCAGGTCGCGGCCGAGTGTGGTTTCTCCAGCGTGGATACGTTGCGTCGCGCGTT